In Topomyia yanbarensis strain Yona2022 chromosome 2, ASM3024719v1, whole genome shotgun sequence, one DNA window encodes the following:
- the LOC131684426 gene encoding hatching enzyme 1.2-like isoform X1, which yields MIDLSLLVALAALVSCGLAADFRIPIHRNHRRGERNFATKPSLEVGERLRHYNRRVNKTFAFEQGIGYYYQFDIMLKPDVEQNAILPYDNNRWPNAIVPYVIASTFNDAERLMIEETMSHYASLTCVRFKKRTTERIFLKIDYTASGCWSYVGRSPNNAYNLVNLQTPGCMTTGTVAHELMHALGFYHEMSRPDRDDYIQINISALVREYQTESFYNANFAKYANEQVELYNIPYNYGSVMHYSKYAGAASLDSPVMMPTPNRGWTADFGNEHGLSAVDVRAIKCMYCNAPCQRSNL from the exons ATGATCGACTTAAGCTTATTGGTGGCACTCGCTGCTTTAGTTTCCTGTGGACTAGCAGCGGATTTTAGGATTCCAATCCACCGGAACCATCGTCGTGGAGAACGCAATTTTGCTACGAAGCCATCTCTGGAAGTTG GAGAACGATTGCGGCATTATAACCGCAGAGTGAACAAAACCTTTGCTTTCGAGCAGGGTATCGGATATTACTATCAGTTTGATATTATGCTGAAACCGGATGTCGAGCAGAATGCAATACTGCCATATGATAATAACCGGTGGCCAAATGCAATTGTACCGTACGTGATTGCTAGCACATTTA ATGATGCTGAGCGTTTAATGATTGAAGAAACGATGAGTCATTATGCATCTTTAACATGTGTTCGATTTAAGAAACGTACTACAGAGCGTATCTTCCTTAAGATCGACTACACAGCAAGTGGATGTTGGTCTTACGTAGGAAGAAGTCCGAACAACGCCTATAACCTAGTAAACCTACAAACACCGGGTTGTATGACCACTGGTACAGTTGCTCATGAGTTAATGCACGCTCTTGGATTCTACCATGAAATGTCCCGACCAGACCGCGATGACTATATACAAATTAACATTAGTGCTCTGGTACGGGAGTACCAAACAG AATCATTCTACAACGCTAACTTTGCTAAGTACGCGAACGAACAAGTCGAGCTGTATAATATTCCCTACAACTACGGTAGTGTGATGCACTATTCAAAGTATGCAGGGGCGGCAAGTCTTGACAGCCCAGTTATGATGCCTACA CCTAACCGAGGCTGGACTGCTGACTTCGGCAACGAACATGGGTTATCTGCCGTTGACGTCCGGGCAATTAAATGTATGTATTGCAACGCACCGTGCCAAAGAAGTAATCTGTAA
- the LOC131684426 gene encoding zinc metalloproteinase nas-14-like isoform X2, with product MLKPDVEQNAILPYDNNRWPNAIVPYVIASTFNDAERLMIEETMSHYASLTCVRFKKRTTERIFLKIDYTASGCWSYVGRSPNNAYNLVNLQTPGCMTTGTVAHELMHALGFYHEMSRPDRDDYIQINISALVREYQTESFYNANFAKYANEQVELYNIPYNYGSVMHYSKYAGAASLDSPVMMPTPNRGWTADFGNEHGLSAVDVRAIKCMYCNAPCQRSNL from the exons ATGCTGAAACCGGATGTCGAGCAGAATGCAATACTGCCATATGATAATAACCGGTGGCCAAATGCAATTGTACCGTACGTGATTGCTAGCACATTTA ATGATGCTGAGCGTTTAATGATTGAAGAAACGATGAGTCATTATGCATCTTTAACATGTGTTCGATTTAAGAAACGTACTACAGAGCGTATCTTCCTTAAGATCGACTACACAGCAAGTGGATGTTGGTCTTACGTAGGAAGAAGTCCGAACAACGCCTATAACCTAGTAAACCTACAAACACCGGGTTGTATGACCACTGGTACAGTTGCTCATGAGTTAATGCACGCTCTTGGATTCTACCATGAAATGTCCCGACCAGACCGCGATGACTATATACAAATTAACATTAGTGCTCTGGTACGGGAGTACCAAACAG AATCATTCTACAACGCTAACTTTGCTAAGTACGCGAACGAACAAGTCGAGCTGTATAATATTCCCTACAACTACGGTAGTGTGATGCACTATTCAAAGTATGCAGGGGCGGCAAGTCTTGACAGCCCAGTTATGATGCCTACA CCTAACCGAGGCTGGACTGCTGACTTCGGCAACGAACATGGGTTATCTGCCGTTGACGTCCGGGCAATTAAATGTATGTATTGCAACGCACCGTGCCAAAGAAGTAATCTGTAA